CAGTGCGGAAGAGGTGGAAGAGGCTTATACGACTGCCAAAAGCGAGTCACTTTCTTCGTTTGGCGACGATACCGTTTATCTGGAGAAGTTCGTGGAAGAACCTCATCACATTGAATTTCAGATTCTGGGCGACAAACACGGAAACGTGATTCACCTGTGCGAACGCGAATGTTCCGTACAGCGCCGCAACCAGAAGATTGTAGAAGAGACGCCATCGGTTTTCGTGACTCCCGAACTACGTAAAGACATGGGTGAAAAGGCGGTAGCCGCCGCCAAAGCGGTCAACTATATCGGTGCAGGCACGATTGAGTTCTTGGTTGATAAGCATCGCAATTATTACTTCCTCGAAATGAACACCCGTCTGCAAGTAGAACATCCGATTACGGAAGAAGTGGTCGGAGTGGACTTGGTGAAAGAGCAGATCAAAGTTGCCGACGGCCAAGTGCTCCAGCTGAAACAGAAAGATATCCAACAGCGCGGCCATGCCATCGAATGCCGTATTTGTGCCGAAGACACGGAAATGAACTTCATGCCGAGCCCGGGAATCATCAAGCAGATTACAGAACCGAACGGAATCGGTGTTCGTATCGACAGTTACGTTTACGAAGGATATGAAATCCCGATCTATTATGACCCGATGATCGGCAAACTGATCGTATGGGCTACTAACCGCGAATATGCCATCGAACGGATGCGCCGCGTACTCCATGAGTATAAACTGACAGGGGTAAAGAACAACATCAGCTACCTGCGTGCCATCATGGACACTCCGGACTTTGTGGAAGGCCATTACGACACAGGCTTTATCACCAAGAACGGCGAGCATCTGCAACAATGTATCATGCGCACCAGCGAACGTGCCGAAAACATTGCCATGATTGCTGCCTACATGGATTATCTGATGAATCTTGAAGAAAACAGAGGTGACGCAACGGACAACCGTCCCATCAGCAAATGGAAAGAATTCGGTTTGCACAAAGGTGTACTTCGTATCTAAACTAAAAACAGCATTCAATTATGGAAATTCATATAGGAGACCGCGTAGCGGAAATAGAACTCGTCAGCAAGGAAGACAACAAAGTGGTACTTACCATTGACGGAAAACCGTTTGAAGCAGATGTTGTGATGGCCGAAAATGGCACCTGCAATATTCTGATGGACGGTCGCAGCGCAAACGCACAACTGATTCGCCGCGAAAACGGTAAAAGCTATAAGGTAAATACGCATTATAGCAGTTTCAATGTTGAAATCGTGGACAGCCAGGCAAAGTATCTGCGTATGCGCAAGAAAGGTGAAGACGAACAGAACGACCGTATCACTTCCCCAATGCCGGGAAAGGTGGTGAAAATCCCTGTTACGGCAGGGCAGGAAATGAGGACCGGAGATACCGTCATCGTCATCGAAGCCATGAAAATGCAGAGCAACTACAAAGTGACTTCCGATTGCCGCATCAAGGAAATTCTGGTTCAGGAAGGCGACAACATCACCGGTGACCAGACATTAATAACATTAGAGCCGATTATATAATACTAAAAACGGATTGCATCATGGAAGAAATAAATAAAGCATACGCCATGTTTCAGGAACGTGACCGCATCGCTTCCCTCGGTGGGGGCGTGGAAAAGATTGAAAAGCAACACGAAAGCGGAAAGATGACTGCCCGCGAACGCATCGAAATGCTGCTCGACAAAGGTACTTTTGTTGAACTGGACAAGTTGATGGTTCACCGCTGCACCAACTATGGCATGGACAAAAACAAGATTCCGGGAGACGGCATCGTATCCGGTTACGGAAAGATTGACGGGCGCCAGGTATTTGTTTATGCCTACGACTTTACTGTCTACGGAGGTTCACTGTCCGCTTCGAACGCGAAAAAGATTGTGAAAGTGCAGCAACTGGCATTGAAGAACGGTGCTCCGATAATTGCGCTGAATGATTCCGGTGGCGCACGTATTCAGGAAGGAATTGAAAGCCTTTCCGGCTATGCGGATATTTTCTATCAGAACACAATGGCAAGCGGAGTGATTCCTCAGATTTCAGCTATTCTTGGTCCGTGTGCCGGAGGCGCCTGCTACTCTCCTGCCCTTACCGACTTCATCTTTATGGTGAAAGAAAAGAGTCACATGTTTGTGACAGGTCCGGATGTGGTAAAGACTGTGATTCACGAAGAGGTAAGCAAAGAAGAACTGGGCGGTGCCATGACACACAGCAGCAAAAGCGGTGTCACTCACTTTATGTGCAATACCGAAGAAGAACTGTTGATGAGCATTCGCGAACTGCTTTCCTTCTTGCCTCAGAATAATATGGACGAAACGAAAAAGCAGAACTGTACTGACGAAACCAACCGTGAAGATGCCGTACTCGACACCATCGTCCCCGCAGACCCGAATGTACCATATGACATGAAGGATATCATCGAACGGGTAGTAGATAACGGCTATTTCTTCGAAGTAATGACTAACTTCGCAAAGAATATCATCATCGGTTTTGCACGTCTGGCAGGCCGTTCGGTTGGTATTGTCGCCAATCAGCCGGCCTACCTTGCCGGTGTTCTCGACATTGACGCCAGCGACAAGGCAAGCCGTTTCATCCGTTTCTGCGACTGTTTCAACATTCCGTTGATTACTTTCGAAGATGTGCCGGGATTTCTTCCCGGATATACGCAGGAGAACAACGGTATCATCCGCCACGGTGCTAAAATCGTTTATGCGTTTGCCGAAGCTACCGTTCCCAAACTGACAGTCATTACCCGCAAGGCATACGGCGGCGCATATATTGTGATGAACTCCAAACAGACAGGTGCAGATGTGAACTTCGCTTATCCGAGTGCGGAAATCGCAGTCATGGGTGCGGAAGGTGCGGTAAACATCCTGTTCCGCAAAGCGGATGCAGAGACAAAAGGTAAAGAACTGGAAGCCTACAAGGAAAAGTTTGCCACTCCCTACCAGGCTGCCGAACTGGGATTCATCGACGAAATCATCTATCCGAGACAAACCCGCAAACGTCTGATCCAGGCACTGGAAATGACAGAGAACAAGATGCAGACGAATCCGCCTAAAAAACATGGAAATATGCCTTTATAAGTTATAGGCGATTACCTATAATAAAAGAGACTGTTTCAGTACAGGTGCCCCCACCTGTTTCTGAAACAGTTTCTTTTTTTCATATAAAAAGCAGAAATGCTTTCACGCAAAATAGATAAAACTTTATACCTTTGCAGTATTACATTATGAAAAACCAGAAAATATGATTAACCTGAAATGTACATTTGCCGTCACGGCCGGATTGTGCTCATCTTTGGCCTATGCACAAAAACAACCGCACATTATCTTAATTATGACCGATCAGCAACGTGGCGACGCCATGGGATGCATGGGTAATGAATCTCTTATCTCCCCCCATCTGGACGCTTTGGCAAGCGAAGGAACGTTGTTTATGAACGGATATTCTTCGTGTCCCAGCAGTACCCCTGCCCGTGCCGGACTGTTGACCGGACAGTCTCCCTGGCATCATGGCTTGTTAGGATACGGTAAAGTTGCCCCCAAGTACAACCACGAAATGCCTCAGATGCTGAAAGATGCCGGATATTATACCTTCGGTATCGGAAAAATGCACTGGCATCCGCAACGAATCAAACACGGTTTCGAAGGAACGCTGCTGGATGAAAGCGGACGCCGGGAAGATCCGAATTTCATCAGTGACTATCGCTTATGGTTTCAAATACAGGCACCGGGAAAGAACCCGGATGAAACCGGAATCGGATGGAACGATCACGGAGCAGCTACCTATAAACTGAAAGAAAGTCTGCACCCTACTTATTGGACCGGTGAAATGGCTTGTCAGATGATACAGAATTATGATAACGGCAATCAGCCCTTATTCTTGAAAGTTTCCTTTGCCCGTCCCCACAGCCCGTACGAC
This sequence is a window from Bacteroides thetaiotaomicron VPI-5482. Protein-coding genes within it:
- the accC gene encoding acetyl-CoA carboxylase biotin carboxylase subunit, with amino-acid sequence MIKKILVANRGEIAIRVMRSCREMEITSIAIFSEADRTAKHVLYADEAYCVGPAASKESYLNIEKIIEVAKECHADAIHPGYGFLSENATFARRCQEENIIFIGPDPETMEAMGDKISARIKMIEAGVPVVPGTQENLKSVEEAVELCNKIGYPVMLKASMGGGGKGMRLIHSAEEVEEAYTTAKSESLSSFGDDTVYLEKFVEEPHHIEFQILGDKHGNVIHLCERECSVQRRNQKIVEETPSVFVTPELRKDMGEKAVAAAKAVNYIGAGTIEFLVDKHRNYYFLEMNTRLQVEHPITEEVVGVDLVKEQIKVADGQVLQLKQKDIQQRGHAIECRICAEDTEMNFMPSPGIIKQITEPNGIGVRIDSYVYEGYEIPIYYDPMIGKLIVWATNREYAIERMRRVLHEYKLTGVKNNISYLRAIMDTPDFVEGHYDTGFITKNGEHLQQCIMRTSERAENIAMIAAYMDYLMNLEENRGDATDNRPISKWKEFGLHKGVLRI
- a CDS encoding acetyl-CoA carboxylase biotin carboxyl carrier protein subunit gives rise to the protein MEIHIGDRVAEIELVSKEDNKVVLTIDGKPFEADVVMAENGTCNILMDGRSANAQLIRRENGKSYKVNTHYSSFNVEIVDSQAKYLRMRKKGEDEQNDRITSPMPGKVVKIPVTAGQEMRTGDTVIVIEAMKMQSNYKVTSDCRIKEILVQEGDNITGDQTLITLEPII
- a CDS encoding acyl-CoA carboxylase subunit beta is translated as MEEINKAYAMFQERDRIASLGGGVEKIEKQHESGKMTARERIEMLLDKGTFVELDKLMVHRCTNYGMDKNKIPGDGIVSGYGKIDGRQVFVYAYDFTVYGGSLSASNAKKIVKVQQLALKNGAPIIALNDSGGARIQEGIESLSGYADIFYQNTMASGVIPQISAILGPCAGGACYSPALTDFIFMVKEKSHMFVTGPDVVKTVIHEEVSKEELGGAMTHSSKSGVTHFMCNTEEELLMSIRELLSFLPQNNMDETKKQNCTDETNREDAVLDTIVPADPNVPYDMKDIIERVVDNGYFFEVMTNFAKNIIIGFARLAGRSVGIVANQPAYLAGVLDIDASDKASRFIRFCDCFNIPLITFEDVPGFLPGYTQENNGIIRHGAKIVYAFAEATVPKLTVITRKAYGGAYIVMNSKQTGADVNFAYPSAEIAVMGAEGAVNILFRKADAETKGKELEAYKEKFATPYQAAELGFIDEIIYPRQTRKRLIQALEMTENKMQTNPPKKHGNMPL